A genomic stretch from Sphingomonas sp. HDW15A includes:
- a CDS encoding phosphatase PAP2 family protein — MKVSWSRVIPVLAFLILLLAGWTGGPQNSADFAIVAEAAKLRSHDPLLTAAPALLTHLGDAYVLLPLSAAVAAILFAIGRRRSALLLFLTVAGERMLLDGVKILVGRPRPELDEHPVMTHSFSFPSGHAANTMTVFVAIALFALPERHRWWSVPTGIALAAMVAATRPWLGVHWPTDIIGGWMLAALSIWAALWAQERFRLTDRVPSRTEA; from the coding sequence ATGAAAGTTTCGTGGTCGCGTGTGATCCCTGTTCTGGCTTTCTTGATTCTGCTGCTGGCAGGCTGGACAGGAGGTCCGCAAAATTCCGCCGATTTCGCCATCGTCGCCGAGGCCGCGAAGTTGAGATCTCACGACCCTTTGTTGACGGCCGCGCCCGCCCTACTGACGCATCTGGGCGATGCTTATGTCCTTCTGCCCTTGAGTGCTGCCGTCGCGGCCATCCTGTTCGCAATCGGTCGCCGCCGCTCGGCCCTTCTCCTGTTCCTCACCGTCGCAGGGGAGCGTATGCTGCTGGACGGAGTGAAAATCCTTGTCGGGCGGCCGCGGCCGGAACTCGACGAGCATCCGGTCATGACCCACAGTTTCAGCTTTCCCAGCGGGCATGCCGCCAACACGATGACGGTATTTGTCGCGATCGCGCTGTTCGCTTTGCCGGAACGGCATCGCTGGTGGTCCGTGCCTACAGGAATTGCGCTTGCTGCGATGGTCGCAGCGACACGTCCGTGGCTTGGTGTCCACTGGCCGACGGATATCATCGGCGGCTGGATGCTCGCGGCCTTGTCGATCTGGGCGGCGCTTTGGGCGCAAGAGCGCTTCAGGCTGACCGATCGGGTTCCTTCACGAACAGAAGCATAA
- a CDS encoding Eco57I restriction-modification methylase domain-containing protein, translating into MDFRSDFFSLAPARESPKCNFVNSNTALIADDQSVLGRAKSGSSHAEEARLQVSPDLDPKRRSEFGQFMTPASVASFMAGLFEELPDSIRLLDAGAGMGALTAAFVDHVCGLDKLPTTLDVTTFEVDTVLAERLERTLLACADQCEAVGINFSSRIIRDDYLLHSSEPLMSGREQYDCALLNPPYAKINSGSKSRAALRTLGIETSNLYAAFVAVALGQMVRRGQLVAITPRSFCNGRYFDPFRKLLVEQAAFRQIHVYESRKKAFADDSVLQENIIYRLVKGELQPATVTITSSAGPNDEKIARRMVPFAEVVRPNDPHRYIHLAISDADSVLAERVRALPCSLKDLGVTVSTGRVVDFRARDQLRKEPELGAVPLIYPAHFDNGFVSWPRPGFRKHNALMLDDYTADQVVPRGTYVLTKRFTSKEEKRRLVAVIYDPVRIDAAHVGFENHLNYFHENGAGLPADFARGLALFLNSTAVDQYFRMFSGHTQVNATDLRNLHYPTREQLAAAGNAYGETLPSQEKIDEAVETLFS; encoded by the coding sequence ATGGATTTTCGGTCCGACTTTTTCTCGCTTGCGCCCGCCCGTGAAAGCCCCAAATGTAACTTCGTGAACTCGAACACTGCACTCATTGCTGACGATCAATCTGTCCTCGGTCGGGCCAAATCAGGCAGCTCACACGCGGAAGAGGCCCGCCTGCAAGTTTCACCGGACCTGGATCCCAAACGCCGCAGCGAGTTCGGCCAATTCATGACCCCGGCCAGCGTGGCCTCGTTTATGGCTGGCCTTTTTGAGGAATTGCCGGATTCAATCCGACTGCTCGACGCAGGCGCCGGGATGGGTGCACTCACCGCCGCATTCGTCGATCATGTGTGCGGTCTCGATAAGCTGCCTACGACACTCGATGTGACGACTTTTGAGGTCGATACGGTGCTTGCCGAGAGATTGGAGCGCACCCTGCTGGCTTGCGCCGATCAATGTGAAGCTGTCGGTATCAACTTCTCATCGCGGATCATCCGTGACGACTACCTGCTCCATTCCAGCGAACCGCTCATGTCGGGGCGGGAACAATATGACTGCGCGCTGCTCAATCCCCCTTATGCCAAGATAAACAGCGGCTCGAAGTCGCGTGCCGCGCTGCGAACTTTAGGCATCGAGACGAGCAACCTCTACGCAGCCTTCGTCGCCGTCGCGCTAGGTCAGATGGTTCGTCGTGGTCAGCTAGTAGCGATCACTCCGCGTAGCTTTTGCAATGGCCGGTATTTCGATCCCTTCCGAAAGTTGCTCGTCGAGCAGGCTGCATTCCGTCAGATCCATGTCTACGAGTCACGGAAGAAGGCATTTGCTGACGACTCTGTCCTCCAGGAAAACATCATCTACCGGTTGGTTAAAGGCGAGCTGCAACCGGCAACTGTCACGATTACATCTAGCGCGGGGCCGAACGACGAAAAGATCGCCCGTCGAATGGTCCCCTTCGCGGAGGTGGTGCGGCCCAACGACCCACATCGTTACATCCATCTGGCTATTTCGGACGCTGATAGCGTGCTCGCCGAGCGCGTCCGAGCGTTACCGTGCAGCTTAAAGGACCTTGGCGTTACTGTTTCGACCGGTCGTGTTGTGGACTTCCGGGCGCGTGATCAATTGCGCAAGGAGCCAGAACTTGGAGCAGTGCCGCTGATCTATCCGGCGCACTTCGACAACGGTTTTGTCTCATGGCCTCGGCCAGGCTTCCGGAAGCATAATGCTCTAATGCTGGATGATTACACGGCCGATCAGGTCGTCCCGCGCGGCACCTATGTCCTGACAAAACGGTTCACATCCAAAGAGGAAAAGCGTCGTCTGGTTGCTGTGATCTATGATCCTGTGAGGATCGACGCCGCTCATGTCGGCTTCGAGAATCATCTGAACTACTTCCATGAGAATGGCGCTGGCCTGCCTGCCGACTTTGCTCGGGGATTGGCCCTGTTCCTGAACTCGACGGCCGTGGACCAGTATTTCCGCATGTTCAGCGGTCATACGCAGGTCAACGCCACCGACCTCCGAAACCTACACTATCCCACACGCGAGCAGCTTGCGGCGGCGGGTAATGCCTACGGTGAGACCTTGCCGTCACAAGAGAAGATCGACGAGGCCGTGGAGACGCTATTTAGTTAA
- a CDS encoding PilZ domain-containing protein: MEDLSLETTSISLDDEAPSPSDRRDGKRHLTLFRVGAMTIEGRRELCLIKNISAGGMQIRPYCTLCEGAPLIIELKTGMAVPGKVSWIEGSSAGIEFDRPVDVLDVLAPSDSGPRPRMPRVQIDCYATVRDGANIHRLRVCDVSQGGVKLQGNVSLDPSSDLAVTLPGLPAQAAALRWSSEGYIGLTFNKLLALPDLVEWLRAIRDESKAA; this comes from the coding sequence ATGGAAGATCTGTCGCTCGAAACGACGAGCATTTCGCTTGACGACGAGGCACCGTCGCCCAGCGACCGCCGCGACGGCAAGCGCCACCTCACCCTGTTTCGCGTCGGTGCGATGACCATCGAGGGTCGCCGTGAACTCTGCCTCATCAAGAACATCTCGGCCGGCGGCATGCAGATTCGGCCCTATTGCACGCTCTGTGAAGGCGCGCCCCTCATCATCGAGTTGAAGACCGGAATGGCTGTTCCGGGCAAGGTCTCCTGGATCGAAGGATCGAGCGCAGGGATCGAATTCGACCGGCCGGTCGACGTCCTCGACGTTCTCGCGCCCTCCGACTCGGGTCCCCGTCCGCGAATGCCACGAGTGCAGATCGACTGCTACGCCACGGTCCGCGACGGTGCGAACATCCATCGCCTGAGAGTTTGCGATGTTTCGCAGGGCGGAGTGAAATTGCAGGGCAATGTTTCGCTCGATCCGTCTTCGGATCTGGCTGTCACCCTACCCGGACTTCCCGCGCAAGCCGCTGCCCTCAGGTGGTCGAGCGAAGGCTATATCGGCCTGACATTCAACAAGCTGCTAGCGTTGCCGGATCTGGTCGAATGGCTCCGCGCGATTCGGGACGAATCGAAAGCCGCGTAA
- the folK gene encoding 2-amino-4-hydroxy-6-hydroxymethyldihydropteridine diphosphokinase has product MAEATHLYAIGIGSNRTHGRHGRPPQVVESAIAMLDAFFELFDASPILINPAAGGAGRDFANAVALVQSQMAPDAMLAALKAMEREYGRRPGRRWGPRVLDLDILAWSGGRFSSRGLTVPHPRLAERAFAIGPFAAIAPGWRLRGGITTRHLAARLARRGRRG; this is encoded by the coding sequence ATGGCAGAGGCAACGCACCTTTACGCGATAGGAATCGGCTCGAACCGGACACACGGCCGCCACGGCCGCCCACCACAAGTGGTCGAGTCGGCAATCGCAATGCTCGATGCGTTTTTCGAGCTGTTCGACGCCTCGCCAATTCTCATCAACCCTGCCGCCGGCGGCGCCGGGCGTGATTTCGCCAATGCGGTGGCGCTCGTGCAGTCCCAAATGGCGCCGGACGCAATGCTGGCCGCACTGAAGGCGATGGAGCGGGAATACGGGCGTCGTCCGGGCCGGCGCTGGGGCCCGCGCGTGCTCGACCTCGACATTCTGGCGTGGAGCGGCGGACGATTCTCGTCGCGCGGACTGACGGTTCCTCATCCCAGGCTGGCCGAGCGGGCGTTTGCAATAGGTCCTTTTGCAGCGATCGCGCCCGGCTGGCGTCTGCGTGGGGGCATTACCACGCGCCACCTCGCCGCGCGCCTTGCCCGGCGCGGCCGACGAGGCTAA
- a CDS encoding PilZ domain-containing protein: protein MDESSSSQNRRSRRSNVLMSATVEFDGASVKAKLRNLSKEGALVEGEGLPAIGQLVTFRKGDLRLSGNVAWRAGNRAGIAFDQPLDPESVLRHVPAPRPRMAADHRRPRLRGQELTPGERKIAEDWIFGVPLPHVGD from the coding sequence ATGGACGAAAGCAGTTCGAGTCAGAATCGCCGGTCTCGCCGGTCCAATGTGCTGATGTCGGCGACCGTCGAATTCGACGGCGCATCGGTCAAGGCGAAGCTGCGCAACCTGTCGAAGGAGGGTGCGCTTGTCGAAGGCGAAGGCCTTCCGGCGATCGGCCAGCTTGTGACGTTTCGGAAGGGCGATCTCCGCCTTTCCGGCAATGTCGCCTGGCGTGCAGGGAACAGGGCCGGAATCGCCTTCGATCAGCCGCTCGACCCGGAATCGGTCCTCCGCCACGTGCCTGCGCCCCGCCCGAGAATGGCGGCCGACCACCGCCGCCCGCGGCTTCGCGGGCAGGAGTTGACGCCAGGCGAACGCAAGATCGCGGAAGACTGGATTTTCGGAGTGCCGCTGCCGCACGTCGGCGACTGA
- a CDS encoding uracil-DNA glycosylase has protein sequence MPFASPADLSPLPHAEAPRDCPLCPRLVAFRHACREEHPEWWNAPVPAFGDPEAWLAIIGLAPGKHGANRTGRPFTGDFAGELLYATLRKFGLAEGDYGADPLDGLRLKGAVILNAVKCLPPQNKTLPVEEATCRPFLVAGIESLPKLTTFIALGKVAHDSLCRTFELPLAKAKFAHSAEHVLPGNMRLFDSYHCSRYNQNTGRLNAAMFESVFGAALAARGRR, from the coding sequence ATGCCGTTCGCCAGTCCCGCCGACCTTTCACCGCTCCCTCACGCCGAGGCCCCGCGCGACTGCCCGCTTTGTCCCCGGCTCGTCGCCTTCCGCCATGCCTGCCGCGAAGAACATCCTGAATGGTGGAACGCGCCGGTGCCGGCTTTTGGCGATCCTGAAGCATGGCTTGCGATCATCGGATTGGCGCCCGGCAAGCATGGCGCGAACCGCACCGGGCGTCCCTTCACCGGCGACTTTGCCGGCGAGCTCCTTTACGCGACTCTTCGCAAGTTTGGCCTGGCGGAAGGCGATTATGGCGCCGATCCGTTGGACGGCCTTCGCCTCAAGGGCGCAGTCATACTCAATGCGGTCAAATGCTTGCCCCCACAGAACAAGACACTGCCAGTGGAAGAGGCGACGTGCCGGCCCTTCCTTGTCGCCGGGATCGAAAGCCTTCCAAAGCTGACCACGTTCATCGCGCTTGGAAAGGTTGCTCATGACAGCCTGTGCCGCACGTTCGAGCTTCCGCTAGCCAAAGCGAAGTTCGCGCATTCGGCAGAGCATGTCTTGCCGGGGAACATGCGGCTTTTCGATAGTTACCATTGCAGCCGCTACAATCAGAACACGGGCCGGCTGAATGCGGCAATGTTCGAATCTGTATTCGGAGCCGCTCTGGCCGCCCGCGGCCGCCGCTGA
- a CDS encoding BsuBI/PstI family type II restriction endonuclease: MALHDTIGEMRQHRLKKNGQAVPDAFQGVTKDRIRAVLRRLALGDNPDLIDAVFALLDDETGSWFSKPPGGARFADGATTAHVACHVGILQRGGGKLDREGRDYWIKPLRELGGIEAITLVNGEFVSGHVVAKSGNSSYRLDEGLRAILMAPEPEWPALLADWASKDAARARREFQAQAAEAARALVDTGHSDLIRASIDIYAARFLAGYQVVYVDDGDGDRITDKDRERFAAAGVELRLEDGMPDVLLWNPETNKLWVIEAVTSDGEVDLHKVTGMKRVAERSGKAGIDFTTTYRTWKEAAARQAAHGNIAVGSYIWIQADPAKHLLVRSFN, translated from the coding sequence ATGGCTTTGCACGATACGATTGGCGAGATGCGACAGCATCGCCTCAAGAAGAACGGTCAAGCAGTGCCCGATGCGTTCCAGGGCGTAACTAAGGATCGGATCAGGGCAGTGCTTCGTCGCCTCGCCCTTGGCGATAATCCTGACCTGATCGACGCGGTGTTCGCCCTCCTGGACGATGAGACGGGGAGTTGGTTTTCGAAACCGCCTGGTGGCGCGCGCTTTGCCGACGGGGCCACAACGGCGCATGTCGCTTGTCATGTCGGCATACTTCAGCGTGGCGGAGGCAAACTTGATCGCGAGGGCCGGGACTATTGGATTAAGCCGCTCCGCGAGCTCGGCGGCATTGAAGCGATCACCCTGGTCAACGGTGAGTTCGTTTCCGGTCATGTGGTCGCGAAGTCGGGGAACTCCTCTTATCGCCTCGACGAAGGATTGCGCGCCATATTGATGGCTCCAGAGCCTGAATGGCCGGCGCTTCTGGCGGACTGGGCGAGCAAAGACGCGGCTCGCGCCCGCCGCGAGTTCCAGGCGCAGGCTGCTGAAGCAGCTCGGGCGCTGGTGGATACCGGCCATAGCGATCTGATCCGCGCGTCGATCGACATTTACGCGGCACGGTTTTTGGCTGGCTATCAGGTCGTTTATGTCGACGACGGCGATGGTGACCGGATCACGGACAAGGACCGTGAGCGGTTCGCCGCTGCCGGCGTCGAGCTCCGCCTAGAAGACGGGATGCCCGATGTGCTGCTCTGGAATCCGGAGACGAACAAACTGTGGGTGATCGAGGCCGTGACGAGCGATGGCGAGGTGGACCTTCACAAGGTCACGGGGATGAAGCGAGTTGCAGAACGATCGGGTAAGGCCGGTATCGACTTTACGACCACATATAGGACCTGGAAGGAAGCGGCAGCGAGGCAAGCCGCGCACGGCAATATCGCCGTGGGTAGCTACATTTGGATCCAGGCTGATCCGGCCAAGCACCTGTTGGTGCGGTCGTTTAACTAA